One Nocardioides aromaticivorans genomic window carries:
- a CDS encoding CTP synthase produces the protein MASGSGTNRQAKHLFVTGGVASSLGKGLTASSLGRLLRSRGLRVTMQKLDPYLNVDPGTMNPFQHGEVFVTNDGAETDLDIGHYERFLDTDLNQIANVTTGQVYSSVIAKERKGEYLGDTVQVIPHITNEIKDRILAMGRGSEPVDVVITEIGGTVGDIESLPFLEAARQVRHDIGRDNVFFLHVSLVPYIGPSGELKTKPTQHSVAALRQVGIQPDAVVCRADRELPESIKRKISLMCDVDSDAVVTAADAPSIYDIPKVLHRQGLDAYVVRRLNLPFRDVDWTLWDDLLRRVHHPKEEVTVALVGKYIDLHDAYLSVTEALRAGGFAHEAKVNIRWVVSDECETPAGATRHLSDVDAICVPGGFGIRGLEGKLGALTYARAHGIPTLGLCLGLQSMVIEYARTELGLTKAGSTEFDPDTPEPVIATMEEQKSIVEGAGDLGGTMRLGLYPATLTPGSIAAEVYGAESIEERHRHRYEVNNAYRAQLEEAGLVFSGINPDLDLVEFVELPRDVHPYYIGTQAHPELRSRPTRPHPLFAGLVGAAIARQRETRLEIDESGLHPEPVDDDE, from the coding sequence ATGGCTTCCGGTAGCGGCACGAATCGACAGGCAAAGCACCTCTTCGTGACCGGAGGCGTCGCCTCCTCGCTCGGCAAGGGCCTCACGGCGTCCAGCCTGGGCCGACTGCTCCGTTCGCGGGGCCTCCGGGTGACCATGCAGAAGCTGGACCCCTACCTCAACGTCGACCCCGGGACGATGAACCCGTTCCAGCACGGTGAGGTCTTCGTCACCAACGACGGCGCCGAGACCGACCTCGACATCGGGCACTACGAGCGCTTCCTCGACACCGACCTCAACCAGATCGCCAACGTGACGACCGGGCAGGTCTACTCCTCGGTGATCGCCAAGGAGCGCAAGGGCGAGTACCTCGGCGACACGGTCCAGGTGATCCCGCACATCACCAACGAGATCAAGGACCGGATCCTCGCGATGGGTCGCGGCTCGGAGCCGGTCGACGTGGTGATCACCGAGATCGGCGGCACCGTCGGCGACATCGAGTCGCTGCCCTTCCTCGAGGCGGCGCGGCAGGTCCGCCACGACATCGGCCGTGACAACGTCTTCTTCCTGCACGTCTCGCTGGTGCCGTACATCGGTCCGTCGGGCGAGCTGAAGACCAAGCCGACCCAGCACTCCGTCGCCGCGCTGCGCCAGGTCGGCATCCAGCCCGACGCCGTGGTGTGCCGCGCCGACCGCGAGCTGCCGGAGAGCATCAAGCGGAAGATCTCGCTGATGTGCGACGTCGACAGCGACGCCGTCGTCACCGCCGCGGACGCCCCGTCGATCTACGACATCCCCAAGGTCCTGCACCGGCAGGGCCTCGACGCCTACGTCGTACGACGCCTCAACCTGCCCTTCCGCGACGTCGACTGGACGCTGTGGGACGACCTGCTCCGCCGGGTGCACCACCCGAAGGAGGAGGTGACCGTCGCGCTGGTCGGCAAGTACATCGACCTGCACGACGCCTACCTGTCGGTGACCGAGGCGCTGCGCGCCGGCGGCTTCGCCCACGAGGCGAAGGTCAACATCCGCTGGGTCGTCTCCGACGAGTGCGAGACACCGGCGGGCGCCACCCGGCACCTCTCCGACGTCGACGCGATCTGCGTGCCCGGCGGCTTCGGCATCCGCGGCCTCGAGGGCAAGCTCGGCGCGCTGACCTATGCCCGCGCCCACGGCATCCCGACCCTCGGCCTGTGCCTGGGCCTGCAGTCGATGGTGATCGAGTACGCCCGGACCGAGCTCGGCCTGACCAAGGCCGGCTCGACCGAGTTCGACCCGGATACCCCGGAGCCGGTCATCGCCACGATGGAGGAGCAGAAGTCCATCGTCGAGGGCGCCGGAGACCTGGGCGGCACGATGCGCCTCGGGCTCTACCCCGCCACCCTCACGCCGGGATCGATCGCGGCCGAGGTCTACGGCGCGGAGTCGATCGAGGAGCGCCACCGCCACCGCTACGAGGTCAACAACGCCTACCGGGCGCAGCTCGAGGAGGCCGGCCTGGTCTTCTCCGGCATCAACCCGGACCTCGACCTCGTGGAGTTCGTCGAGCTCCCGCGCGACGTGCACCCCTACTACATCGGTACGCAGGCGCACCCCGAGCTGCGCTCGCGCCCGACCCGCCCGCACCCGCTGTTCGCCGGCCTGGTCGGCGCGGCGATCGCCCGCCAGCGCGAGACCCGCCTCGAGATCGACGAGTCCGGGCTGCACCCCGAGCCCGTCGACGACGACGAGTGA
- a CDS encoding NUDIX domain-containing protein has translation MSDVRDVPESWPVESSADLHRDGWVLALRSDRVRRPGDHDEAAFRRLVVEHPGAAVVLAVDEQDRVLCIRQYRHPAQARLVELPAGVIDHPGEDPEQVARRELREEAALQAERWTHLLSTWSSPGYSAEKIHYYLAEGLATADRGDFVLQHEEADLEEVWVPFEELVDAVLAGAVADGPVVQAVLALQVRRDRAGR, from the coding sequence GTGAGCGACGTCAGGGACGTCCCGGAGTCCTGGCCGGTCGAGAGCTCGGCGGACCTGCACCGCGACGGGTGGGTGCTCGCCCTCCGCTCCGACCGTGTACGACGCCCGGGGGACCACGACGAGGCCGCGTTCCGGCGCCTCGTGGTCGAGCATCCCGGCGCTGCCGTCGTCCTCGCCGTCGACGAGCAGGACCGCGTGCTGTGCATCCGCCAGTACCGCCATCCCGCCCAGGCACGGCTGGTCGAGCTGCCGGCCGGTGTGATCGACCACCCGGGTGAGGACCCGGAGCAGGTCGCGCGCCGCGAGCTGCGCGAGGAGGCCGCGCTGCAGGCCGAGCGCTGGACGCACCTGCTCTCGACCTGGAGCTCGCCCGGCTACTCCGCGGAGAAGATCCACTACTACCTTGCCGAGGGGCTCGCGACGGCCGACCGGGGCGACTTCGTGCTGCAGCACGAGGAGGCCGACCTCGAGGAGGTCTGGGTGCCGTTCGAGGAGCTCGTCGACGCCGTACTCGCGGGGGCCGTGGCCGACGGTCCGGTGGTGCAGGCGGTGCTGGCCCTCCAGGTCCGCCGGGACCGGGCCGGCCGATGA
- a CDS encoding Lrp/AsnC family transcriptional regulator, with amino-acid sequence MTELDAIDAAIVRELQDDARLANNVLAARVGIAPSTCHGRVRSLFERGVIRGAHAEIDQAAIGRPLQAMISVRLRPHARGELAAFAQAMAQLPEVLNVYFLAGADDFLVHVATAGSEELREFVVNHLSGTKDVAMTETSLIFEHLRGRPAAEPRSVRPAPHA; translated from the coding sequence ATGACCGAGCTCGACGCGATCGACGCCGCCATCGTCCGCGAGCTGCAGGACGATGCGCGGCTGGCGAACAACGTGCTGGCCGCGCGGGTCGGCATCGCCCCGTCGACCTGCCACGGCCGGGTCCGCTCGCTCTTCGAGCGGGGCGTGATCCGCGGCGCGCACGCCGAGATCGACCAGGCGGCGATCGGCCGGCCGCTGCAGGCGATGATCTCGGTCCGGCTCCGCCCGCACGCCCGGGGCGAGCTGGCGGCCTTCGCCCAGGCCATGGCGCAGCTGCCCGAGGTGCTCAACGTCTACTTCCTCGCCGGCGCCGACGACTTCCTCGTGCACGTGGCGACCGCCGGCTCGGAGGAGCTGCGCGAGTTCGTGGTCAACCACCTCAGCGGCACCAAGGACGTCGCGATGACGGAGACCAGCCTGATCTTCGAGCACCTGCGCGGCCGGCCGGCGGCCGAACCACGTTCGGTGCGACCTGCGCCACACGCCTGA
- the ald gene encoding alanine dehydrogenase — translation MRVGVPKEVKNHEYRVAITPIGVHELVAHGHEVLVQAGAGVGSSIEDADYVAAGATIVATAEEAWGTDGGVDLVLKVKEPVAEEYHRIREGQTLFTYLHLAADKPLTEELLARKVTGIAYETVQLPSGALPLLYPMSEVAGCLAPQVGAHALMKAQGGRGVLMGGVGGVANAKVVIIGAGVSGQNAANIALGMGADVTLLDTDLDKLRMSFWRYNNRVHGLASSKLTLEQQVMEADLVIGAVLIPGAAAPKLVSNELVSRMKPGSVLVDIAVDQGGCFEDTRPTTHADPTYQVHGSTFYCVANMPGAVPNTSTYALTNATLPYVVALADKGWQAACRDDHSLALGLNTHAGQLTNAPVGEAVGIASMPLAEALA, via the coding sequence ATGCGCGTCGGTGTGCCGAAGGAAGTCAAGAACCACGAGTACCGCGTCGCGATCACCCCGATCGGCGTGCACGAGCTGGTCGCGCACGGCCACGAGGTCCTCGTCCAGGCCGGCGCGGGTGTCGGGTCGTCCATCGAGGACGCCGACTACGTCGCCGCGGGCGCCACGATCGTCGCCACCGCCGAGGAGGCGTGGGGCACCGACGGCGGGGTCGACCTGGTCCTGAAGGTCAAGGAGCCGGTCGCGGAGGAGTACCACCGCATCCGCGAGGGCCAGACGCTCTTCACCTACCTGCACCTGGCCGCGGACAAGCCGCTCACCGAGGAGCTGCTGGCCCGCAAGGTCACCGGCATCGCCTACGAGACCGTGCAGCTGCCGAGCGGCGCGCTGCCGCTGCTGTACCCGATGTCCGAGGTCGCCGGCTGCCTCGCGCCCCAGGTCGGCGCCCACGCGCTGATGAAGGCCCAGGGCGGCCGGGGCGTCCTGATGGGCGGCGTCGGTGGCGTCGCGAACGCCAAGGTGGTCATCATCGGTGCCGGTGTCTCGGGACAGAACGCCGCCAACATCGCGCTCGGCATGGGCGCCGACGTCACCCTGCTCGACACCGACCTCGACAAGCTGCGGATGTCCTTCTGGCGCTACAACAACCGCGTCCACGGGCTCGCCTCGTCGAAGCTGACCCTCGAGCAGCAGGTCATGGAGGCCGACCTGGTCATCGGCGCCGTGCTGATCCCCGGTGCCGCCGCGCCGAAGCTGGTCTCCAACGAGCTGGTGTCGCGGATGAAGCCCGGCTCGGTGCTCGTCGACATCGCCGTCGACCAGGGTGGCTGCTTCGAGGACACCCGGCCCACGACGCACGCCGACCCGACGTACCAGGTCCACGGCTCGACGTTCTACTGCGTGGCCAACATGCCCGGCGCCGTCCCGAACACGTCGACCTACGCGCTGACCAACGCCACGCTGCCGTACGTCGTCGCGCTGGCCGACAAGGGCTGGCAGGCCGCGTGCCGCGACGACCACAGCCTCGCGCTCGGGCTCAACACCCACGCCGGGCAGCTCACCAACGCGCCCGTCGGCGAGGCCGTGGGCATCGCGTCGATGCCGCTCGCGGAGGCGCTGGCCTGA
- a CDS encoding site-specific tyrosine recombinase XerD encodes MSGAGAVDRAVRTYLDHLTVEKGLAANTLSSYRRDLRRYREHLAAAGIDHLDGVSEATVTEFLMRLREGDADHPPLSASSAARTVVAVRGFHKFAVADGLAQLDPAAAVKPPSPAKRLPKALPLSDVEAILEAAGAPGTPLALRDRALLEVLYGTGARISEAVGLDVDDVSALDLRDDDDNTILLSGKGGKERLVPVGSFARAALSAYLVRGRPALVAKATPALFLNSRGGRLSRQSAWAVLVKAAERAGVTRDVSPHTLRHSFATHLLDGGADVRVVQELLGHASVTTTQVYTLVTVDNLREVFATAHPRARDA; translated from the coding sequence GTGAGTGGCGCAGGGGCGGTGGACCGGGCGGTCCGGACCTACCTGGACCACCTGACGGTCGAGAAGGGGCTCGCCGCCAACACGCTGAGCTCCTACCGTCGCGACCTGCGCCGCTACCGCGAGCACCTGGCGGCCGCCGGCATCGACCACCTCGACGGGGTGAGCGAGGCGACGGTCACCGAGTTCCTGATGCGGCTGCGCGAGGGCGACGCCGACCACCCGCCGCTGAGCGCGTCCTCAGCGGCGCGGACGGTGGTGGCCGTCCGCGGCTTCCACAAGTTCGCCGTCGCCGACGGGCTGGCGCAGCTGGACCCGGCCGCGGCGGTCAAGCCGCCGTCGCCGGCCAAGCGGCTGCCGAAGGCGCTGCCGCTCTCGGACGTGGAGGCGATCCTCGAGGCCGCGGGCGCTCCCGGGACGCCGCTCGCGCTGCGCGACCGGGCGTTGCTGGAGGTGCTCTACGGGACGGGCGCCCGGATCTCCGAGGCCGTCGGGCTCGACGTCGACGACGTGTCCGCTCTCGACCTGCGCGACGACGACGACAACACGATCCTGCTGAGCGGCAAGGGCGGCAAGGAGCGGCTGGTGCCGGTCGGCTCGTTCGCCCGGGCGGCGCTGTCGGCCTACCTGGTGCGGGGGCGTCCGGCGTTGGTCGCCAAGGCCACGCCGGCTCTCTTCCTCAACTCACGAGGAGGCCGGCTCTCCCGCCAGTCCGCCTGGGCGGTGCTGGTCAAGGCGGCCGAGCGGGCCGGCGTCACCCGCGACGTCTCGCCGCACACGCTGCGCCACTCGTTCGCGACCCACCTGCTCGACGGCGGCGCCGACGTGCGGGTCGTGCAGGAGCTGCTCGGCCACGCGTCGGTGACGACGACGCAGGTCTACACGCTGGTGACGGTCGACAACCTGCGCGAGGTCTTCGCGACCGCACACCCGAGGGCCCGCGATGCCTGA
- a CDS encoding DEAD/DEAH box helicase, whose translation MPEPVSSGAQDAAYDRIIEYADGRGLELYPHQEEAILSLLAGDNVVLATPTGSGKSLVAMAAAMAALADDRVTFYTAPIKALVSEKFFDLVEVFGAADVGMLTGDVAVNADAPVICCTAEVLANIALREGSAADVGMVVMDEFHFYGEPGRGWAWQVPLIELPQAQFLLMSATLGDTTELAADLTRRNGRDTTTVDQAERPVPLDFSWSLEPMGDKLAELVSTGQGPVYVVHFTQAAAVEHAVSLLSGPGRLDTVLPKERKEQIAERLAPVRFAAGFGKTLSKLLRQGIGVHHAGMLPRYRRLVEQLAQAGLLTVICGTDTLGVGINVPIRTVLFTGLAKYDGSRQRVLRTREFLQIAGRAGRAGFDTAGYVVVQAPEHVIENEKAKAKAAAKNAAMSAEKQAKRGSKAQLKKPPAGTVVWTEQTFDKLVEGRPEPLKSQMKVDNAMLVNVLSREEDAFPVMRRLLMDNHEDRRSQLRLAKRAVRLARSLVTSEVLTRLDEPDGFGRRYVLTEALPEDFALNQPLSHFALAVLDVLDPDSPDFVLDVVSVVEATLEAPRPLLLAQRHAARGEAIAALKADGVEYDERMALIEDVTWPEPLSDLLEPLFETYRERHPWLAPDALAPKSVVREMWEQGMGFTDLVARYQVARSEGLVLRYLTDAYRALRQTVPASYRTGELELLVEWLGETVRQVDSSLLDEWEALADPEHASTQVSHHEPPPPPRPLSQQGRVFDVMVRNAMWRRVELVARDDVPALASLEPDGSDWGEGDWDRAIEDYYAEHDRLLTDADARGPALLSVEKAPDRWVATQTLHDPDGNHDWVVRAEVDLAASDEAGEAVVRTLAMESLTG comes from the coding sequence ATGCCTGAGCCCGTGTCGTCCGGTGCGCAGGACGCGGCGTACGACCGCATCATCGAGTACGCCGACGGGCGCGGCCTCGAGCTCTACCCGCACCAGGAGGAGGCGATTCTCTCCCTGCTGGCGGGCGACAACGTCGTGCTGGCCACGCCGACCGGGTCCGGGAAGTCGCTGGTCGCGATGGCCGCCGCGATGGCCGCGCTCGCCGACGACCGGGTGACCTTCTACACCGCGCCGATCAAGGCGCTGGTGAGTGAGAAGTTCTTCGACCTCGTCGAGGTCTTCGGCGCCGCCGACGTGGGCATGCTGACCGGTGACGTGGCCGTTAACGCCGACGCCCCGGTGATCTGCTGCACGGCCGAGGTGCTCGCCAACATCGCGCTGCGGGAGGGCTCCGCCGCCGATGTCGGCATGGTGGTGATGGACGAGTTCCACTTCTACGGCGAGCCCGGGCGCGGCTGGGCCTGGCAGGTGCCGCTCATCGAGCTGCCGCAGGCGCAGTTCCTGCTGATGTCGGCGACCCTCGGCGACACGACCGAGCTGGCCGCGGACCTGACCCGGCGCAACGGTCGCGACACCACGACCGTCGACCAGGCCGAGCGCCCGGTCCCGCTGGACTTCTCGTGGTCGCTGGAGCCGATGGGCGACAAGCTCGCCGAGCTGGTCAGCACCGGCCAGGGGCCGGTCTACGTCGTGCACTTCACCCAAGCGGCCGCCGTCGAGCACGCCGTGTCGCTGCTGAGCGGTCCCGGCCGGCTCGACACGGTGCTGCCGAAGGAGCGCAAGGAGCAGATCGCCGAGCGGCTGGCGCCGGTGCGCTTCGCGGCCGGGTTCGGCAAGACCCTGAGCAAGCTGCTGCGCCAGGGGATCGGCGTCCACCACGCGGGGATGCTCCCTCGCTACCGCCGCCTCGTCGAGCAGCTCGCCCAGGCCGGCCTGCTGACCGTCATCTGCGGCACCGACACCCTCGGTGTCGGCATCAACGTGCCGATCCGCACGGTGCTCTTCACCGGCCTCGCCAAGTACGACGGGTCGCGGCAGCGGGTGCTGCGCACGCGTGAGTTCCTGCAGATCGCCGGCCGCGCGGGGCGTGCGGGCTTCGACACGGCGGGCTATGTCGTCGTCCAGGCGCCGGAGCACGTGATCGAGAACGAGAAGGCCAAGGCGAAGGCCGCCGCGAAGAACGCCGCCATGAGCGCGGAGAAGCAGGCCAAGCGGGGGTCGAAGGCGCAGCTGAAGAAGCCGCCGGCCGGCACCGTGGTGTGGACCGAGCAGACCTTCGACAAGCTCGTCGAGGGCCGGCCCGAGCCGCTGAAGTCGCAGATGAAGGTCGACAACGCGATGCTGGTCAACGTCCTCTCCCGCGAGGAGGACGCGTTCCCGGTGATGCGCCGGCTGCTGATGGACAACCACGAGGACCGGCGCAGCCAGCTGCGGCTCGCCAAGCGGGCGGTCCGGCTGGCGCGGAGCCTGGTGACCTCCGAGGTGCTGACCCGGCTCGACGAGCCCGACGGGTTCGGCCGCCGCTACGTCCTCACCGAGGCGCTGCCGGAGGACTTCGCGCTCAACCAGCCGCTGTCGCACTTCGCACTGGCCGTCCTCGACGTGCTCGACCCGGACAGCCCCGACTTCGTACTCGACGTCGTCTCCGTGGTCGAGGCCACCCTGGAGGCCCCGCGGCCGCTCCTGCTCGCCCAGCGCCATGCCGCCCGCGGCGAGGCGATCGCCGCGCTCAAGGCCGACGGCGTCGAGTACGACGAGCGGATGGCCCTGATCGAGGACGTCACCTGGCCCGAGCCGCTCAGCGACCTGCTCGAGCCCCTGTTCGAGACCTACCGCGAGCGGCACCCGTGGCTGGCGCCCGACGCGCTGGCGCCCAAGTCGGTCGTGCGCGAGATGTGGGAGCAGGGGATGGGCTTCACCGACCTGGTCGCCCGCTATCAGGTGGCCCGCTCCGAGGGGCTGGTGCTGCGCTACCTCACCGACGCCTACCGCGCGCTGCGGCAGACCGTCCCGGCGTCGTACCGGACCGGGGAGCTGGAGCTGCTGGTCGAGTGGCTGGGCGAGACCGTCCGCCAGGTCGACTCCTCGCTGCTCGACGAGTGGGAGGCGCTGGCCGACCCGGAGCACGCGAGCACGCAGGTGAGCCACCACGAGCCGCCGCCTCCGCCGCGGCCGCTCAGCCAGCAGGGCCGGGTCTTCGACGTGATGGTCCGCAACGCGATGTGGCGCCGGGTCGAGCTCGTCGCCCGCGACGACGTGCCCGCGCTCGCCTCCCTGGAGCCGGACGGCTCCGACTGGGGGGAGGGCGACTGGGACCGGGCGATCGAGGACTACTACGCCGAGCACGACCGGCTGCTGACCGACGCCGATGCCCGCGGCCCGGCGCTGCTGTCCGTCGAGAAGGCGCCGGACCGGTGGGTGGCCACGCAGACCCTGCACGACCCGGACGGCAACCACGACTGGGTGGTCCGCGCGGAGGTCGACCTCGCGGCCAGCGACGAGGCCGGCGAGGCCGTCGTCCGCACGCTGGCGATGGAGAGCCTCACCGGCTGA
- a CDS encoding ParA family protein: MVGTYGGSSAPDMPPRMPIPAPARETGSEVPLGTEDAMTLQFPTPETPTVRVPIEPSGDIGPTGRPMPFLPDPRPVTAHGQARVIAMCNQKGGVGKTTTTINLGAALAEYGRKVLLVDFDPQGSLSVGLGLNPHDMETTVYNLLMDPETTLDEVVVPSGVPGMDLLPSNIDLSAAEVQLVHEVAREQTLQRVLAPAIAEYDVILIDCQPSLGLLTVNALTASHGVIVPLECEYFALRGVALLKATIDKVKQRLNPGLEVDGVLGTMYDGRTLHGREVLERLVQAWGDKVFHTVIRRTVKFSDSTVAGEPITSYASGSSGAEAYRQLAKEVAVRCLDV; the protein is encoded by the coding sequence ATGGTCGGTACCTACGGAGGATCCAGTGCACCCGACATGCCGCCGCGGATGCCGATCCCGGCTCCCGCGCGCGAGACGGGCAGCGAGGTCCCGCTCGGCACGGAGGACGCGATGACGCTGCAGTTCCCGACCCCGGAGACCCCCACGGTGCGGGTCCCGATCGAGCCGTCGGGCGACATCGGTCCGACCGGACGGCCGATGCCGTTCCTGCCGGACCCGCGACCGGTCACGGCCCACGGCCAGGCGCGGGTCATCGCGATGTGCAACCAGAAGGGCGGCGTCGGCAAGACCACGACGACCATCAACCTGGGCGCCGCGCTGGCCGAGTACGGCCGCAAGGTGCTGCTGGTCGACTTCGACCCGCAGGGCTCGCTCTCCGTCGGGCTCGGGCTCAACCCGCACGACATGGAGACGACGGTCTACAACCTGCTGATGGACCCGGAGACGACGCTCGACGAGGTCGTCGTGCCCTCCGGCGTGCCCGGCATGGACCTGCTGCCGTCCAACATCGACCTGTCGGCCGCCGAGGTCCAGCTCGTGCACGAGGTCGCCCGCGAGCAGACCCTGCAGCGCGTCCTGGCGCCGGCGATCGCCGAGTACGACGTCATCCTCATCGACTGCCAGCCCTCGCTCGGCCTGCTGACCGTCAACGCGCTCACCGCCTCGCACGGCGTGATCGTGCCGCTGGAGTGCGAGTACTTCGCGCTGCGCGGCGTCGCGCTCCTCAAGGCCACCATCGACAAGGTGAAGCAGCGCCTCAACCCCGGCCTGGAGGTCGACGGCGTCCTCGGCACCATGTACGACGGCCGCACGCTCCACGGCCGCGAGGTGCTCGAGCGCCTCGTGCAGGCCTGGGGCGACAAGGTCTTCCACACGGTCATCCGGCGCACGGTGAAGTTCTCCGACTCGACCGTGGCGGGCGAGCCGATCACGTCGTACGCCTCGGGCTCCAGTGGCGCCGAGGCCTACCGGCAGCTGGCGAAGGAGGTGGCGGTTCGGTGTCTCGACGTGTGA
- a CDS encoding segregation and condensation protein A: MSEEVGAVAEPESSEPKGGFAVRLDNFEGPFDLLLSLISKHKLDVTEIALSKVTDEFIAHVKALPQTGLASDDLEETTSFLLVAATLLDLKAARLLPQGDVEDEEDLALLEARDLLFARLLQYKAYKQVAAVLDTRLQAESRRFPRAVGLEERFAGLLPEVLIGIGLDQFAALAAKAMEPKPELELTLHHIHAPTVSVREQAMVVVDRLRRSGTMTFRALCGDSPDTLTTVARFLSLLELFREGAVAFDQVTPLGELTVRWTGDEAVDVDDLITDEFDGGPPPAEEKNDD, encoded by the coding sequence GTGAGTGAGGAGGTCGGGGCGGTCGCGGAGCCCGAGTCATCGGAGCCCAAGGGCGGCTTCGCCGTCCGCCTCGACAACTTCGAGGGTCCGTTCGACCTGCTGCTCAGCCTGATCTCGAAGCACAAGCTCGACGTCACCGAGATCGCGCTGTCGAAGGTCACCGACGAGTTCATCGCGCACGTCAAGGCCCTGCCCCAGACGGGCCTGGCGTCCGACGACCTCGAGGAGACGACCAGCTTCCTGCTCGTCGCGGCGACCCTGCTCGACCTCAAGGCGGCGCGGCTGCTGCCCCAGGGCGACGTGGAGGACGAGGAGGACCTCGCCCTGCTCGAGGCGCGCGACCTGCTGTTCGCGCGGCTGCTGCAGTACAAGGCCTACAAGCAGGTCGCAGCAGTCCTCGACACCCGCCTGCAGGCCGAGTCGCGGCGCTTCCCGCGCGCCGTCGGGCTCGAGGAGCGCTTCGCCGGGCTGCTGCCGGAGGTGCTCATCGGCATCGGCCTCGACCAGTTCGCCGCGCTCGCGGCGAAGGCGATGGAACCCAAGCCGGAGCTCGAGCTCACCCTCCACCACATCCACGCCCCGACGGTCAGCGTGCGCGAGCAGGCGATGGTCGTGGTCGACCGGCTGCGCCGGAGTGGGACGATGACCTTCCGGGCCCTGTGCGGTGACTCGCCCGACACGCTGACCACGGTCGCGCGCTTCCTCTCCCTGCTCGAGCTGTTCCGCGAGGGAGCGGTGGCCTTCGACCAGGTCACGCCGCTCGGCGAGCTGACCGTGCGCTGGACCGGCGACGAGGCGGTCGACGTGGACGACCTGATCACCGACGAGTTCGACGGGGGACCCCCGCCGGCTGAGGAGAAGAACGATGACTGA
- the scpB gene encoding SMC-Scp complex subunit ScpB, whose product MTEPTDEVATEEALAVPLAPLRPALEAVLMVADQPLDQIALATAVGYPAQEVAEALAALAAEYDEQGRGFELRNVAGGWRFYTREEYAAVVEGFVLEGQQARLTQAALETLAVVAYQQPVSRARVSAVRGVNVDGVMRTLLNRGLVEEAGQDGEHGATLYRTTSYFLERIGIVSLDELPDLAPHLPDLAEMEEELAASSPEPEPVAEESSDGA is encoded by the coding sequence ATGACTGAGCCGACCGACGAGGTCGCGACCGAGGAGGCGCTGGCCGTCCCGCTCGCCCCGCTGCGCCCCGCCCTGGAGGCGGTGCTGATGGTTGCCGACCAGCCGCTCGACCAGATCGCCCTCGCCACCGCCGTCGGGTATCCCGCGCAGGAGGTGGCCGAGGCGCTGGCCGCCCTGGCCGCCGAGTACGACGAGCAGGGCCGCGGCTTCGAGCTGCGCAATGTCGCCGGCGGCTGGCGCTTCTACACCCGCGAGGAGTACGCCGCGGTCGTCGAGGGCTTCGTCCTCGAGGGCCAGCAGGCGCGACTCACCCAGGCCGCGCTGGAGACCCTCGCGGTCGTCGCCTACCAGCAGCCGGTCTCCCGGGCCCGGGTCTCCGCCGTGCGCGGCGTCAACGTCGACGGCGTCATGCGCACGCTGCTCAACCGCGGGCTGGTCGAGGAGGCCGGCCAGGACGGCGAGCACGGCGCGACGCTCTACCGCACGACGTCGTACTTCCTGGAGCGGATCGGGATCGTCTCCCTCGACGAGCTGCCGGACCTGGCCCCGCACCTGCCCGACCTCGCCGAGATGGAGGAGGAGCTCGCCGCCTCCTCTCCCGAGCCCGAGCCCGTCGCCGAGGAGTCCTCCGATGGCGCGTGA
- a CDS encoding pseudouridine synthase, producing MAREIAVDEDGLIRLQKLLAQSGVASRRRCEELMLDGEVEVDGEVVTRLGTKVDPRTAVIKVSGKRLPPVSAHVYLVLNKPRGVVSTMSDPEGRRTLSDFVGDRPERLFHVGRLDTDTSGLLLLTNDGDFAHRMAHPSFEVEKTYVAEVAGRLTKATVADLLAGVTLEDGPVDVRRARIIATANEKSIIELVIHEGRNRIVRRLLDHVGHPVRQLSRTRFGPIELGTLGSGTLRELSDDELGQLLELVGL from the coding sequence ATGGCGCGTGAGATCGCGGTCGACGAGGACGGCCTGATCCGGCTGCAGAAGCTGCTCGCCCAGTCCGGCGTCGCCTCGCGGCGCCGCTGCGAGGAGCTGATGCTCGACGGCGAGGTCGAGGTCGACGGCGAGGTCGTCACCCGCCTCGGCACGAAGGTCGACCCGCGCACGGCCGTCATCAAGGTCTCCGGCAAGCGCCTGCCGCCGGTCTCCGCCCACGTCTACCTCGTCCTCAACAAGCCACGCGGCGTGGTGTCCACCATGTCCGACCCGGAGGGGCGTCGTACCCTCAGCGACTTCGTCGGCGACCGGCCCGAGCGGCTCTTCCACGTCGGCCGGCTCGACACCGACACCTCCGGGCTGCTGCTGCTCACCAACGACGGCGACTTCGCGCACCGGATGGCGCACCCGTCCTTCGAGGTCGAGAAGACCTATGTCGCCGAGGTGGCCGGCCGGCTGACCAAGGCCACCGTCGCCGACCTCCTCGCCGGGGTGACCCTCGAGGACGGTCCGGTCGACGTGCGCCGGGCCCGGATCATCGCGACCGCCAACGAGAAGTCGATCATCGAGCTGGTCATCCACGAGGGCCGCAACCGGATCGTGCGGCGCCTGCTCGACCACGTCGGCCACCCGGTCCGCCAGCTCAGCCGCACCCGCTTCGGCCCGATCGAGCTCGGCACCCTCGGCAGCGGGACACTGCGCGAGCTCAGCGACGACGAGCTCGGCCAGCTGCTGGAGCTGGTCGGCCTGTAG